A window of the Lolium perenne isolate Kyuss_39 chromosome 7, Kyuss_2.0, whole genome shotgun sequence genome harbors these coding sequences:
- the LOC127319167 gene encoding basic blue protein-like yields the protein MHMPPSQLLAAALVSALLLLWRPAGAAEYSVGGDGINGWDTGTNYATWAQAQSFVAGDALLFNYVKSQHNVYEVTEAAYRSCDATAPGSVLATYDTGFDRIVLPDAKTYWFICEIPNHCIGGMKLAVNVSGAGAPGGSPTIDVPPPSPSAATRSSWTAAWGGLVVLGVVHVMVNLAA from the exons ATGCATATGCCACCGTCTCAGCTGCTGGCAGCGGCCTTGGTCTCCGCTCTGCTGCTCTTGTGGCGGCCGGCGGGCGCGGCCGAGTACAGCGTCGGCGGCGACGGCATCAACGGCTGGGACACCGGCACCAACTACGCCACATGGGCGCAGGCCCAATCCTTCGTCGCCGGCGACGCCCTAC TGTTCAACTACGTCAAGAGCCAGCACAACGTCTACGAGGTCACCGAGGCGGCCTACCGGTCCTGCGACGCCACCGCCCCCGGCTCCGTGCTCGCCACCTACGACACCGGCTTCGACAGGATCGTGCTCCCCGACGCCAAGACCTACTGGTTCATCTGCGAGATCCCCAACCACTGCATCGGGGGCATGAAGCTCGCCGTCAACGTCTCCGGCGCCGGGGCTCCCGGCGGATCGCCGACGATAGACGTTCCGCCGCCTTCCCCGTCGGCGGCCACCAGGAGCAGCTGGACAGCGGCGTGGGGAGGGTTGGTGGTGCTCGGCGTGGTGCACGTCATGGTCAACCTGGCTGCCTAG